GTGGTTGTTGTCACCAGCACCGCTTGGTAGCAAGTAGAAGGGTGCATGTTGGGTGGGATGGAAATGGAGGAGAGTGAAGACTTGCAGGGAGACTGGAGCATCTCTCTAGGATTTCGATACTGAGGGTCTGGACTGCACTGTTAGTCTGTGGGAGGAGCAATTTGCTTGGAAAATAAAGTCCCTTGAGTGCACCAATCTGCTGGGTGCCCAGCCCCGGCGTAAGCCAAGAGGCCAAACCTTTCCCACCCTGGTGCACAGCAGGGGCTGTTCAGGCCATATCTCAAAGCAACTCCTGGTCCCTGGGAGTGCTTGGGGCCCTCCTGAGGGGACTTAggaagtcttctttggagaaagccAAAGTCTGGAGGAAGCCCAGActcaggatccccatggggaggaAGCAGGGCCCAGAGCTTCTGGTGGTGTTGGGGACACCTTGGTGGTAAGTTGAAGATGGACCGTGGCTCCAGCTCCTCACTTCAACTGGGCCTCTCCTACCTCGGCTCTGCAAGCATCCGGCGGGCGCTGTGGATGAGGCCCTGTGTGGGATGTGAGGGACATATGAAGAGGTCCCTGGCCCCCGAGATAGAGGAGGCGGGTGCACGGCTCAAGTGAGCGACCAAAGGGACAGAATGCAGCTGGATGGGGGCACACTCGATGTGACTTTGATGTGACCCTGCCGTTTGCTCTCTTCACTGGCTTTGAGGGAGCTATTATCGTCATCATTttcctttgacagatgaggaaactgagatgcagagaggttaagtcacttgctcaGGATCGCAGGTGATGCGTGGTTTTGTCAGGAGTTGGAGCTCCTGCGCTGCTGCTGCCGAGGGGCCGCTGCTCACCATTCCCACCCTGGGCATCTGCAGAGAGTGCTAAGAACCCAGCCGTCAGCGTGGGCAGGGGCGGAGACTCCCGAGACCTGAGGACAGATGTCATCTGAGCTATGCGGGAAGAATGAATGTGAGTGAGCCGAGGCTGCTGGTGGGAGGAAAGGCATTCTGGGCAGGGAGGGAGCTAGTAGCTTaggtgggggtgctgggaggcGTGTGAAAGCCACCGACCCTGGCCTCACACGCAGAGAGTTGTGTGAAGTCGCCTGTGGACATGGTTAAGATCAGGAAGGGAAGCTGGGGGTGGGACTAGGAGACCCAGGAAGTAAGTTTCAGGAGAGGTCCAAAGCGCTTCTCCCAGCAGCCCGGCCCACACCCTCTCCCCCAGAACGGAGGGGGCCTCTAAAGCCTACACAGCCCTTTTGGGTCTCAAAGGACCCCCGTTCTTATCCCCGGGGTGATCTTGATTCCCTTCTGTGCAAGCCTTCTCCGCAGGCGGGGGGATGTGGGCCTCTTGCCTTCatgaaggagggcagagggctgTCCTGGGCAAAGGGGGCTCTGAGTACAGGTGCAAAGCGCCCTTGGGAGCCGGgttgggagaggagagaagggcaggGACAGGGTCAGGCAGGGGGGCTGCTCAGCCTTCCCCCTATTTTCCGATCGTGGAGGCAGGACGTTGGAATCTCTCtgcctgggatgggggtggggatagtTCCGGGTGTACCTTCTCTGGATCATCCTGCCGGAAACCCCAAAATAGGGAAAGGGGTGGGAAAGGCGCCCACTTCAGTTGCCAGGAGGGCTCCAGAGGTGCAGAGAACAAACGGAACCCTGAAAACTCAGCAGGTGCCCTGGACCTCCCCGGGGAAGCTTGGGCAGACCCAGATCCCGAGCTCCCCCCGCAAAGGGTCCCCCCTTAGCAGTCCGCCGCGTCGCGTGCTTCTCCTGGGACCAGTGTCCTCTACCAGCGCCTGGTCCTGTCATGCCGAACCTCCCCCAGCGCGGcctcctgtgccccctccccgcccccccccccccgcgctccccttcctctcccctttctgCGCCTTCAGACTTTCCCAAGCCCATTTCCTCCTTTATTTCGTTGCAGCCCCGCGAGGGAGGCAGGCTTCTCCCCATTTACCAGATTTGACCGGTGGGGAGCCTGCCgtcccggggcggggaggggggggcggtaAGTGAAGGAGCCAAGGTCACCCAGTCATTGGCGGAACGCAGCCTCCACCCAGCCCTTCCGCGGGCCCGCTGGAGCCCTGCGAGGTGGGCCCGGGGTGCTGGCCCGAGCCCCTTCTTTCCTCGGCCGGCTCTCGGGGGCGGGCTGGCCACAATGACAGGTGAGCCTGGGTCGGGGACAGGTGGGGGAGGGTGCGCTGCGCGGGGCCCGGGCGCGTGGGCCTTGGGCGCGGCCGCCCCAGCTCGCCTTGGCGCCCGGGCTTCCGagggccggggcccgggggcaCCACGGGGCCCGCGCCTTCGGCTGGGGGGTCCCcggcgcgccccgcgcccgccgcccaggccccgccccccggcagcacgggcgggggcaggggcggcgccggcggagcggggcgcgggcgcgcggTGCTGGGTGCGCGCCGCCGCCCCTCCGGCCCAGCTCGCCGGCCGCCCGCCCTCCCCCTCGGCCCGCTCTCCTCGCCCCCTGCCCTCTGGCGTCctcggcccggcggcccggcgcgCGGTGCGGCGCGACGATCGCGGCCTGGCGAGCGGGGCCCGGGGGTCGTGGCGCTCGAGGGTGGCGCGCGAGGCGCGGGGCGCGAGGCCAGACTTGGCGCAGCGGGGCGTGGGGGGCGGGCAGCGGCGGAGTCCCCAGAGGACAGCAGGGCAGGGGGGTCCGAGGTAACGGGCAGGGCCCGGGCGCCCGGCTGCGAGGGGCGGGAGCTCCAGGCGCACCTCGGCCCCGGCCTCGGCCGGGCGGGCTTcgggggggccccggggcggcgggcgggcggcgggcggggagggcgggcgggcggagacggctgggccgggccgggggctTGGCCGACGGGGAGCAGGTGGGCGGGGACAGGGCCCTGCTGGCAGAGGCGCCGCAGCGAGGTGGCGGGCTGCGTGCGCAAGCAGGGCGGCCGCCTCCTGGGCCCAGAGAACGGTGAGGCCGTTGGGGTTGGGCGCCCCGGCCCCGAGGGCATGGTTCGGAGTACAGGGCCCCTGAGCTGGGCGCGGGGCACTGCTGGGCGGGGGTCCGGAGGCCCGGCCGGGCCAAGGCGTTGGGGGTCCCGAGCAGCCCCAGGAGAAGAGTGTGCCCGGGGCCAGAGGCTGGCGCTCCTGGGCAGGGCGCAGCTGGCGGGCGACGGTGGGCAAGGACGGGCACGTTAAGGGCTGGCATGAGTGGAAGGGGACCAGGAGGGCCCAGAGTTGGAGTTGGAGCATAATTTGGGAGTTTCATGTCACTGGGTGGGTTGATGAGTCATGAGCTTTGGCGATCACAGAAGCCTTTCCTGGCGACAGCTAGTTCTGAGTGAGGGGAATGAAAAGGGCTACAATTGGGAGAAGTGGTTTGCAGGCCacatcttgggacacctggtgcTCTGATGGCCTCCCGTCTCCATGCGAGGGATTTGGGGAGCGACGTTTCAGCCTGCTGTGATTTGGCTGCCTCAGCCCAGGCTGGGGTTAAGGAAGGTCTTTGTGGCGGCCagtccctgccttccttcctctccaggCCCTCAGGATTCAGCTGTGTTCCTGGGGGGAGTGGGTTAAAAATTCCTTGGGCCTACAATCAGCCTTACAGTATCCACCAGGGGTAGGAGGGACATCATGTATATGCGTGACTGCAGCAGCATTCTCTGTCTGGAGCCCTCACGCTTCCTCACTGTTGCCATAGCAACGCCCTATTGATGGTGTATTTATAGGGGAAGAAGCAGGCGCTAAAttttggggaaggagggggaggcggcctcttagcagcagcagcagcagcagcagcagcagtaatGGTGGCTGCAGAATGGTTAATGGAGTGGGCCATTCCCTGTgagctgggtttgtttttttggggggaggactTCCTGCCTTTTttgaaccttaaaaataaactaataactTCGGCAAGTGTCAGGAGAGCACCCATTCGTGGCTATGATAGGTGTGGGTGTGCATGCACCCAAGTCAGGTGTGTTTGGGACAAGAGGTGGCTGTGTGTAAGCTGTTATGTAATTTTAACAcgtaaaaatgaacagaaccgACCCGGCAGTTCTCTTCGATAAGCAACGCAATGTGTGGCTTTGCATCTTCACTCGCTAGGGCAGCCTTTACTCAATCTTTGCAAACCGTGACACAACAGCTCCATTTTTAATTCAGTCAAACCCTTGCTGTTAGGCGTGCCACACCCACACCCTCACCACGTGACTGGCATTGGCCCTCAGGGAACCCCAGAGACCAGTCAGAGGCAGAATCTTGAGATAAAGAGTCCGTCTTCACTCCTTCCACACCGAGGGCCAACTCTTCTTACCATGGTAGACCAATCTGGGGGACGGAGTCACTCCCCGAGTTTTGGGTGGGATCGTCCTGGGGTTCAAGAGACAAAGTCCCCCTTGACGTGGGGTTTCTTGTGGACAGGGGATAGATTTGCTGTTTTTCCTTtagctttgattttatttaccaCTTATAGCCTACGTGTTTGCCGATCGGATTGGAAGGTATATTTGAAATACACACAAGGCCCTGCACCTGTGAATAGAAAAGCGTGTGCCGCGCTGCCAAGGAGGAGCATAGGTGCTTCACCAGCTGGGCTTCACGGTCAGCGTTAACactgagcttcctggcagcccAGGTGAAAAGGGTAGCGCGACGGGTTGCACGTTCCCGTGTCTTGCGTCCAGGTAGTCATAAACCCCCAGCTTCTGCTTGGGGAGGGAGCAGTGGGGTGATGGCTCCCAGGTGCGGACAGCTCGGGCAGTGCTCTGGAATCCGTGCGCGTGCGCATGCGCGGGAGCACTGGCCCTGGTTTATATAGTGGCTGGAGAATTCCTGAGCAGGAGCGGGGCTTTGGGACATTGCAGGCAACCCTTGCGTTGAGTTAAGCCTCTCAGTTCCGATCACGCCGGTCACTATCTTCATGCCCCACTGCAGTGGTCTTTGATGCCATGAGAGGAGAGGGAGCTAGTTGCAGGAGACCCTCGGTACCCTGTCCAGTGCAGACAGACACAGTGGGTCACCCGGGGTTGGGCCATGACTTCTGAGATGCTTGTCGCCCTGTTCAGCGCTGCCAGCACCTGCTTCTTCAACACGGGCCACCTGTTTTCAAGGAACATACTTGTCATTAGAGGTTTCTGGGACTCGCCATTGTGAGCAAAATGAGTCCCTAAGAGTGGGTCCTGTCTCTGTCACTGTTGGCGTGCTTGACCTCACCTAATTCTCCATCCCTTGGAGGTCCTTTCTGACTCAAAAGTGCAAAGACTTGTTGAGGGAAGTGAGGAAGGAGGAAACTTGGCCTGTAGGAGGGATTCCCCCCTCTTTCTTTTAAAGGTCATCTACACTCTCAGACTCTGGTCATGGGGGGAAGAGTCAGAAGGAACGTTAGCTTTGGGTCTGCTGGGCCTCAGGGAGCTTGGGGGAGGACAGGAGGCTGTGAGTGGCACAGGGGTGACATGAGCTTTGACCTTTGACCAGGCCAGCGGGGGTGGGAGTCACATCCCAGGGCCGAGGGGGTGCCCTGTAGGCTTTGAGGAGTGACCTCACTGTAACTCTGCTTTTCTCCTCGGCCAGGCAAGTGAAACGCTGGAGCTGAGGGAGCAGCCATGGCAGGTGAGTTTGCCAGGGCCCGGGCCAAGGGGTGAGTGGCCGTGCCCAGGGACTCACAGGAAAGGTGCATGCTCACCTCTCAAGTCCTGTCCAGCCTGCCCGTCCCCAGGGTGTCCCTGATGCCCCTGTCTCATTGGTGGGTCGCAGCTTTCCCCTCTCAGCTCTGGATCCGTCCTCGAGTGTGTGCCCACTTGTAGATGTGCGCCTGCCCAGGCCTGTATGAGAGAAACTAATACGACAGGCCTACTTTTTGGTAATGGGTGCCTGCTTTTTGGGAAAGCCCTGCCTGCCTGGGCAGTGCAAGGGGCTGGTGGACAGGATACTAGCTCAGGTTTACAGAGCATGTAGCTGAGACCATGCGGGGCAGCTTGACTAGGCCTGGGTCCCTCCCTTGGGAATAAGTAGATATGGCCAGCACTCAGTGACACTTTTGGAGGACGCATCTGTGCCCAGTCTCCTGGGGCTTCCTTTCTCCTCATAGATCCCTGTGACCCTCTTCCCCGGGGCGCTCTCAGATTTGTATGTGCCCAGTACCCTGATCTAGCCCAGACTGGACTGGTAGTAGGTTGTCTGGGTCTGGGCAATTGGTGACGTCGCAGATGGCCATTCGGGCAGAGGGATGAGGCGCCGCCCTGGTAGAGTCCTATGGGGTGATTTGCGGTTGGTCCCATTTTCCTCTGTACTACCCGGGGCCCCACACTCCTGCGTCTGCTCGGGTCCGTGGTGTTCTAAGCAGGTGCATCGTGGCATCGTAGAAGGTCAGCCAGCCCTTCGATCCCGGGTGCAGAGGCGCAGCCGTATCCGGGGTGGCGCGGCGCCTGCCGGCTTTGtcctgcttcccttcctccctgtgcTTCCCTGTCCGGGCTGAGTCGGGGCTGAAGGAGCCCCAGGGCCCTTGCCCATGCCAGGCCTCAGTACGGCTCTCTCCTCAGTGTTCCTGGAGGCCAAGAATGCCCATTCGGTCCTGAAACGGTTCCCCCGCGCCAATGAGTTCCTGGAGGAGCTGCGCCAGGGCACCATCGAGCGAGAGTGCATGGAGGAGGTCTGCAGCTACGAGGAGGTCAAGGAGGTGTTCGAGGACAAAGAGAAAACGGCATGTGCTGCCCCAGGGCGGCTTTgtgggagcaggggagcctgggacCCGTCACAAGGCGTGCAGGCAAGGCCGCCCAGTCTGTGGCAGGGGCACCAGGGCCATCGAAGGACGTGGCCTTAGCGCCCCAGCCGCCCGATTCTGGGGGCCTCGTCACTTGGGAGCACCCTCCTTTGTCCTGGCAGCTGTCGGTGGTAGGccagctggggggcggggggcggccacAGGCCCCGCCGAACGTGCCAGGCCTGCCGGAGGTCTCGGGGCCCCAGCTGGGCCGTGAGGTCGTGCGTGCAGGTGCAAGCGGCCCCCTTTCTTTTGTAGATGGAGTTCTGGAAGGGGTACCCGAACGCCGTCTACTCGGTCCGAGATCCGGCCCAAAGCTCAGATGCCATGTACGTGGTGGTGCCCCTTCTGGGGGTGGCGCTCCTGATCGTCATCGCCCTGTTCATCATCTGGAGGTGCCAGCTGCAGAAAGCCACCCGTCACCACCCGTCGTACGCGCAGAACCGGTACCTCGCCAGTCGCGCCGGGCACAGCCTGCCCCGGGTCATGGTGTACCGGGGCACTGTGCATAGCCAGGGGGAGTCCTCTGGGCATCGTGAGGCGGGGGGCAACCCGCAGGTGGTGCTGGGGCCCAGTCGCGGGGGCAGAGCCACGGTCCGCCTCGAGAGCACCCTCTACCtccctgagctctctctctccaggCTGTCCAGTGCCACTCCTCCCCCGTCCTACGAGGAGGTGACCGCGCCTCAGGAGAGCAGCAGTGAGGAGGCGAGTGTCTCTTACAGCGACCCACCCCCAAAGTATGAGGAGATAGTGGCCACCAACCCCGGCTCGGACAAGTAGTAGGACTTCTGTCCTGTCCGGAGTGAAAGCCTCTTTTCAGGggtctcctattttctttttaactttttaaagactgTGCCACCACAAAACAGCCTTAGCCTCCTGTTGCCAAATAATTTCCTAACCGTGGATTTGTAGGAAGTCAGCTGTCAGAGACAGGTGGGAGGGGGGTAGGGAACACACATGCGTCAAAGCCCCTGGGGGGAGCCACAGGCCAGAGAGCCCAGCTCTCCCAGAAGCCCCCATGCTCCCGCCATCCTGTCCTCCCATCAGGAACTGGCTTCTCTTATGCCAAAGGTATTAGCCCATTGAGTGGATTGCGGCCCGAATGTGCGTAGGCTCAGGCCCCGGGGCCGTGCGGCGGGCTGGAGACCTGTGTGTGTCTGGGAGCCTAGGCCACAGGTTGAGGGAGAGAAGCTAGGCGATCAGCAGTCCCTTTTCCTCCCCGTCTTCTGCTTTCCGTCCTCGCTTAACATTTTGAGGACGGGGACAAGGACTGAACAACAACCACAATAAAGAGTAATAATGAGTAAATAAGCGACCAAcacaataaagcaaaacaatacaaCCTGGGCCATTCATAGGGGACCGAGGGACATCAGATCTGTGATACTCCCCTGCCCCGACACCCACCTCCACACACGCTCCTGACCAGATTAAAAGGAATATCTGGAGCCAGCTGGAAGGAGGATGGGGTGTGTGAAGGTTGAGGGGCACGGGGCTGGCTGGCAGATTGAGTGAGAGGCCTGTGCGAACTTTGCCATCCTGGAAGCTAGCTCTGGTTCTAGTGTGCTTGGCCTTCTGAAGACCTTGGCTTTCTAGATGTGTACCGGCTGTGCTAAAGCCACTACCCACTGGCCTGAGCCCAATCGTAGCTCTGGGAACACTAATGCTGGTGACCCTGCCTGGGGAGCCCCTGGCCTCTGAGTGCTCAGGGCTACAGCCTGGGCCAGAGCGCTGGAGTTCTGTCCTACTGAGGCTGATAGTACCCTGGGATGACAAAACCCATGAACTTGGCCTCCTCAGCTTTGAACTTTGAGGATACTTCCCTTTTCGTGAGCAGGTGCATTGAGTTGAACTTGAACTTCAGTTGGCTGATTTCTCCTTAATAATGGTGCTCACCTGGGGAAAAGATCCCAAAGTGTCCCTTTCTAGAACTTCcttggcaggggaggtggggaagccCGTGACCTGGGGTTGAAGACCCCTTCGGGGTTTCCTGTGTTACGGCCAGGTGCTGGTCCATTTTTAGTGACCCCTCTCTGCGGCCCAGGAGCTGTCCACCTCTGCATTTCAGGGAGGTTTTGGACAGCAGCGGGGCAGGAGTGACCTGCCCTTGAACTGACCGTGACCACGTAAAAGACTCTCGACACCGCTTCCCCCTAGCCCTGCATGTCCGTCCTCCTGGCCTCGGAGCCAAATCACTTTTTCTCTGTGGTGCTTAAAATAATGTAGCAAATCTTTGTGGGGTCCATTAGAGTGCACAGCCAGGGTCTATTGGCAACCACAGCAGTTCAAAACCCACTGACAAGACAAGCTTCTCTCCGTCCAAACAGCTCTCCAAGGCAGGCATTGGGCCTCGTCCTTTGACCGCAGCCCTGCCTCGAGGCCGCGGGTGACTTCTGGAGGCCCCTCCCATCCTGAACACTTGCCCTGGGACACACTTCAAGTTTAGGAGACTTGTATTCTTATCCCACTGAGGCCACCGACTTTGACAGCTTGACCCGGTGGCTGGGTTTTtccatcctccccccacctcccggcCCCAAGGGAGGCTGACTGAGCTAATAATGCCTGTGCAGTTCCTGAAGCATCAGGGAGCTAGTGCAGTTTGCCCTTAGGAAGATGCTTCTGGAAATGTGTAGCTTACAGGAGACCCGTCTCCTGGGGGCCTTCACATGACTCTGATGTTGAGTCTCGACTTGGAGAGTCAGTGTCCTGCCGGGTGATGCTTTCTGTTCTCTCGTCTGTCCTTCCATGAGAGCTCCCTGATGCCACAGGTGCCAACCAGGTGcatcccaccttcccttccttcctcttctccctctggacCTCTAACATGACACTCCTGCCCTTCTTCACAAAGGGATTTTTGGCCTAGAAGGGCCCTGCTCTTTCCATGACGGAGGCTGCGGTCTCTCCTATTTGGCCTGTGGTGGAGGACCCGGGGGCAGCCCGAGGCCTgtgagccacctgggagcccgGGAGAAGACcctgacccccccgcccccccgccccgtgtgtcTCTTCCCCACTGAGAAGAGAGCCGGGCGCAGGCCCCGCtgaccagagccaaagggagCATGCCAAGGAAGGCCTGCTGCATTTGGCATCCGCGGAGCCCTGCCCTGCCAAGCCGGGTGGAGCCGGGAGGGAGCGGGAGGCAGGAGCCTGGCCTGCGGGAGGGCAGCACATGCTGCGTCCTTGGGCGCCAGGCCGGCGAGTGCGGGCCTGCAGGGAGAGCTCGAGAGCAGCTCCTGGGGCCCTGAGTGCTCCCGCTAAGGTGCTCCGCGGGATTCTAACAGGTGGGCTTGCCACCGTGGTCTCTGGGACGGTTTTTTGCAGTCTATTGTAGAAAACAAAGTCTATAGTACACAAGGGTCATAACTCCTCACGGTGCACACTCGGCTTTTACGAATGCTCTGTATATACCTTTTCAAACTGTGTCTTTGTATGGACGTTGGTTTGATACAACGCTAAATCTGTAGTAGCTACATTTTTGTTGTATTGGgacctgtgtgcgtgtgtgcgcgcgctcGCGTGCGCCTGTGCATGCGTGCCTGTACACGTGTGCACGTTGCCTTTTCTCATATGCTTATCTGAAACAATAGCCGGTGTGTGGCTATATTTGTACCAGGAGGGTTCCGGTCTGAAGGGAGGAATGTCACCTCCTGGGGCTGGACAGCCTTTTGACGGGACCCTGAGGGAGGAAAGCTGAGATTGGCTGTCCAAGCCCCGCAGAGTCACCACCTTCTGCCCCCACTTCACAAAAATTTTTAGGAGAAGACTAAGCAGCTCCACCCTGTGGGCCTCTGCCCTGTGGGGACCCCCCCCCACGCCCTTCTGGCACCGTGTCCCCCACCTCTGCCCGTGTTCTGCGGGTCTCAACAGCTGAAGGAGATCTGAGCACTCCtgggcctttttctttttccttttccttttgcgGTGGAACCAATGTGTGACTCTTGCCTTTGGAAATGGTGGGGCTAGTTGTTCAGATATTTttcatgaagacaaaaaaaaaacaaagagaaaaggctttaaaacactttttaagactttttaaaacgAGAATCGCAAACCTGTCCCTCCACGCTGCTCCCCATCGCCTGGGGTTCTTCAAAATGAAAGCACAAGAGAAAGAGTGAAGCGCACAGGTGCCCAGCAACACCAAGCAGGCTGACCTGGAGGCCCGGAGCCTCCTCTTCCGCTTGTGAAT
The window above is part of the Vulpes lagopus strain Blue_001 chromosome X, ASM1834538v1, whole genome shotgun sequence genome. Proteins encoded here:
- the PRRG3 gene encoding transmembrane gamma-carboxyglutamic acid protein 3; translated protein: MAVFLEAKNAHSVLKRFPRANEFLEELRQGTIERECMEEVCSYEEVKEVFEDKEKTMEFWKGYPNAVYSVRDPAQSSDAMYVVVPLLGVALLIVIALFIIWRCQLQKATRHHPSYAQNRYLASRAGHSLPRVMVYRGTVHSQGESSGHREAGGNPQVVLGPSRGGRATVRLESTLYLPELSLSRLSSATPPPSYEEVTAPQESSSEEASVSYSDPPPKYEEIVATNPGSDK